Genomic window (Pseudomonas azadiae):
GCATGAAGCGCAGCTGAGCGCATCGTCGCTGGCCGAATTCCTCGCCGCCGATGCCATTGTGGTGGGTGCTCCGATGTACAACTTCACCATCCCGACCCAGCTCAAAGCCTGGATCGACCGCATTGCCGTGGCCGGCCAGACTTTCCGCTACACCGAAGCCGGCCCGGAAGGCCTGTGCGGCAACAAGAAGGTCATCATTGTCTCCACCTCCGGCGGGCTGCATGCCGGGCAAGCAACCGGCGCCGCCCATGAAGGCTACCTGAAACTGCTGTTTGGCTTCCTCGGCATCACCGATATCGAAATCGTGCGCGCCGAAGGCCTGGCCTACGGTGACGAAGTGCGCAGCAAATCCTTGAGCGACGCCAACGCACTGATCAACGAACAATTGTTCGCCGCCGCGTAAGGCTTGTGTAAATTCGCCCCTCCCTCGGTTTCAATCTGAAGCCGAGCGCCTAAACTCTGTATTCTGCTCGCCTGAACGCGAGCGGCGTACGGAGTTTTTTCGTTTGCCCGCGGTCTTGTTTAAAGTGGCCCAGGTTATGCAGATAGGGGTGGACACCTGGGGCTTTTCTTTCGATCGGCTGGTTATCACGCAGCAAAGGTGGACATCCTCATGATGCGTCTTTGTGCAGTCATGCTTCTTTCCCTGCTCGGCGGCCTGGTTTCAGTGCACGCCGCGCCCGCACCGCACCCGCATTGGAGCGTGGGGTTCCATCGCATGACGTTTCTTGATCCGCTGGACCTGCAGCCGATGAAAGCCGTGGCGTTTTACCCCTCAACCGGCCTTGAGCACACCACGCAACTGGGGGCTTATCATGTGGCCGCCAGCGAAGACGCCAAGATCGCCATCGGCCGTTTCCCGATGCTGATGCTGTCCCATGGCAACACCGGTACGCCCCTGGCCTTGCATGACCTCGCCACGTCATTGGCGCGCAAGGGCTTTGTGGTGGTGGCCGTGCTGCACCCTGGCGACAACTACAAGGACCACAGCCGCCTGGGCACGGTGAGCAACCTGTATGGCCGGCCGATCCAGATTTCCGAAGCGATCACCGCCACCTTGGGCGACCCGATGCTGTCGCCCTTCGTCAACGTCAACCAGGTGGGGGTCATCGGCTATTCCGCCGGCGGCGAAACCGCGTTGATCCTGGCCGGTGCCAAGCCGGATTTCAACCGCCTGCGCCGTTACTGCCAGGAGCGCCCGGAAGATCGCGACGCCTGCACCACCAAGGGCGAACTGATCGTGGATCGCGATGATCTGCAGCCGCAACCCGACCCGCGTATTCATGCCTTGATGCTGATGGCGCCGCTGAGCCTGATGTTCGGCCGTCACACCCTGGCCGATGTGCATGTACCGGTGCTGCTCTACAGCGGGGATGGCGACAAACTGGTGGCCGTGGACAAGAACGCCGCCGCCCTGGCGCGCAAGCTGCCCGAGCCGCCGGACTTCAAATTGCTGGCCGGGGCAGGGCACTTTGTGTTCATGGCGCCGTGCGACAGCGATCAACTGGCGGCAATGCCGGCGATCTGCACCGATGCCGATGGAGTCGACCGCGAAGGCATTCACCGTGACTTGATCTCCGAGGCCGGGCGTTTTTTCAGCCAGACCCTCGGGCAAGCCACCCGCGCCGGCCTGCAGACGGCCGATCAGTAAGCGCGACGCTTGAGCAACAGGGTCACGCCCAAGGCGGTGACCGACAGCAGCGCTGCGCAGAAGAAGATCCAGCCGTAGCCGAGGTTCAGGGCCACGGCGCCCATCAACGGTCCGGCAATCGCCAGGGCCAGGTCAAAGAACACCGCGTACGCACTCAGCCCCGCGCCACGACTGCTGTTGGGTACCTGCTTGATGGCTTCCACACCCAGCGCCGGGTACACCAGCGACAGGCCAAAGCCGGTCAGCCCTGCGCCGATCAATGCAACGCCGGTCGACGGCGCCAGCCAGAGCAGGGCGAGGCCGAGGGTCTCGATGCTCATGCACGCAATCGCCGCGCGGAAACCACCGAAACGACTGATCGCGGAGATAAACACCAGCCGCGACAGGATGAAGCACACGCCAAATACCGTCAGGCAGTACGCCGCGCCGGTCCAGCCGCGATTGAGGTAGTACAGCGTGATAAAGGTGGTGAGTGTGCCGTAGCCAATCGAGGCCAGGCACAGGCTGGCGCCAAACGGCGCGATACGCCCGAACACCGCCCAAAACG
Coding sequences:
- a CDS encoding FMN-dependent NADH-azoreductase, whose protein sequence is MKLLHIDSSILGDNSASRQLSAGVVKAWQAAQPGVEVTYRDLASEGISHFSGASLGALGTAAELRDAAQQHEAQLSASSLAEFLAADAIVVGAPMYNFTIPTQLKAWIDRIAVAGQTFRYTEAGPEGLCGNKKVIIVSTSGGLHAGQATGAAHEGYLKLLFGFLGITDIEIVRAEGLAYGDEVRSKSLSDANALINEQLFAAA
- a CDS encoding alpha/beta hydrolase family protein, translating into MMRLCAVMLLSLLGGLVSVHAAPAPHPHWSVGFHRMTFLDPLDLQPMKAVAFYPSTGLEHTTQLGAYHVAASEDAKIAIGRFPMLMLSHGNTGTPLALHDLATSLARKGFVVVAVLHPGDNYKDHSRLGTVSNLYGRPIQISEAITATLGDPMLSPFVNVNQVGVIGYSAGGETALILAGAKPDFNRLRRYCQERPEDRDACTTKGELIVDRDDLQPQPDPRIHALMLMAPLSLMFGRHTLADVHVPVLLYSGDGDKLVAVDKNAAALARKLPEPPDFKLLAGAGHFVFMAPCDSDQLAAMPAICTDADGVDREGIHRDLISEAGRFFSQTLGQATRAGLQTADQ